The DNA window CGCGATGAGAATGAGGAGCGCTAGGAGGATCCACCACACAGCGCAACGATACCATCACCGCTGGCGGGGAACAGCATGCGTCGGCGACGTGATCCACAGCCGCGCTCCTCCACGAGGGGGCACCGTGGCGAGCGTCCTGGGCCCCGGAGCGCGAGGTGGAGAGCCGTAGCATCCACTACCTGCGTTCCCCGGGGTATGCAGGGCTAGTTGAGCATTACGTAGTCCTCTGGCTCCAGAGGAACGTACTCGTCATCCCCATCCTGCATCGCCCGGGCGCGGATGCAGTCCACGGCGATATCGATCACCTCTTCCCATGTCGCCGTGGCGTAATACTCTTCCTCGGATACAGGGGGCAGCTTCGCGAGCCGAGCGGAGAGGACGAAGCGGTCCTCGTCGTTCATCAAGAAGGGCGTCATGTAGTCCCCACTGGGCTCGCCTTCGCTCGAGGACGAGGTGCCGTCGCCCTCTTTGCGAGCGCCTGATTCGACCAGAAGCGCTGCGTCATCGGCATCGTCGTCGTCGTCCTCGACTTCTTCGTCCTCTCTCACAACGCCGTCATGGTTCGCCGCTTCCGCGCTGGCCGGGTGGTGCAGAAGCTCACGCACGAGGACCATCGGGCTGAAGGCGAGATACGCACTCTCGAACTCCAGGCGCCATTCGGAAGGATCGTCGGCGTCAGCGCGCCACCACGACGCGTGTTTTCGGCGGACGACCTCTCCGAAGTAGGCGCCCGCCGCGTTCACGAGGAGGAGCTTCACCTCTTCCTTGGACTCCACGCCGTTCCGCGCCTGGTTCAGGTAGTGATCCAGAAGAGGCAGCGTCTCGGGCGTATAATCCAGCGGCACGCCCAGGGCCTTCTCCACAAACTTGACGCAGCTGCGCGCAAGGTCCGCAACAAGGGGAGGCACGTCGGCTCCCACGGCGTCAGTAGGGTGAGGGCTCACGCCATTTTTGTCTTTTGTATCCATCGGCTCGTTCCTCGTCACACGGTGGGCCCGGGGACACCCCCTCGAGCTCCAGCACTCTGGCTGAACTCGTCAGTTCGTCGCCTGCCCTACCCTTCGTCGAACCTCGTCGATCTACACTAGCGTAACTCGACAGGGACATCCGACCAGGCCCCCGCCTCCCTGCCCCCTTCGAGCTCGAATATCTCCGGGTTGCTGCGGGCTTCGACGAGATCGTCAGGGACTCGTCTGGAATTGCTACCGTGATTTCGGCGTGCTCGTGCTAGACTCCGCCCTCACGTCGAAATGAGACTCGGGATCTTCAGCGACACGCACGCCAACTACGAGGCGCTCAGCGCTGTTCTCGAGGCGTATAGGAAAGAACGTATCGACGTTTACTATTGCCTCGGGGATACCGTCGGCTACGGCGGCTCGCCCAACGAGTGCGCCGACCTCGTTCGGAAAATTTCACGCAAGACCATCCTTGGCAACCATGACGCAGCGGTCGCTGGTCGCATGGACTACTCATATTATTATGAGGCAGCCCGCCATGCGCTCGACGCCCACGCGTCAATGCTGTCGCCAGAGAACACGGCCTGGCTGAAAAGTCTCACGTACATGGAGAAGCTGCCGGACATCGGCGTCGATCTCTGTCACGGCTCCCCAGTACGCCTCGAAGAGTTCGAGTACATCTTCGCTCCCGAGCAAGCACGTGAGTGTTTGCCGATGTACGGTGAACTCGGTCACATCACCCTCATCGGGCACTCTCATCTCTGCAAGGTTTTCGCGCTGACACCCACGACGGTGGAAGAGCTGCCGGCAGTCGATTTCACGCTCGATTCGAACCGCAAATACATCGTCAGTGTCGGCTCTGTGGGTCAGCCTCGCGATTACGACAATCGCGCGAGCTACACGATCTACGACAGCGACGCCAAACGGTTCGAGTTCCGTCGCGTCGAGTACGACATCGAGAGCGCTGCGGAGAAGGTCCTCCGCGCCAAGCTCGAACGCAACTTCGCGCACCGACTCTACATCGGCGTCTGAGGGCATCGAGTCGGCACTCTCGGGTGCCGGTTCGACGCTCGAGCGCGTCGAACGAATCCGGACGGCGAACGCTGCACAAAGTCCGGACCGACGCGTGCCCCCCGGGAAGGTGGGAGCCGAGTCGTCAATCCATCCGCACCAAGAGAGCGCAGACGCGAGGCGTCACGCTGGACGCCAGCCTCGCCGGAGCTTGCAATGGAACACGAGCGACTCCGAGTCGCTCGTCGCTGCCGAGCCTTCGAAATCGCCTTCGAGGGAGGTGATGCGAAAGCCATTGTAATGGAGGAGCGCCTCCAGCTCCTGGGGATGGAACTGACGGTGCGCCAGCGGGGTCATCCAGGAGTCGCCACCGTTCACAGGGGAGAACTCCATCGCGACGAACAGAACCTGGCGGAGTTTGTCGTAATCGAAGCGCTCCGAATACCGAACCAGCATCGAGCTGCTGGAGGCGTCGGGATAGCGGAACCGCGGCGTCGAGTAAGCGCGGGCAGGATCGCGTGCGAGCTCTGAAGGCTGCGGCATGGAGACGTCGAAGACCAGGCTCCCGTTCGGAGTGAGGTGCTCCCTCGTGCGGGCGAGGAATGCCTCGACATCCTTCCTCTCATAGAGATGCAGGAACGCATTGAAGGGACAGATCACCAGGGGAAAGCGGCGGCCCAGGCGCAGTCGGCGCATGTCACCACGCCGCACGTCGATTCGATCGACGGTGTGGGTCGGCTCTTGCTGCATCCGACGTCGAAGGTCGTCCAGCATGGGCGCTGAGCGGTCGACGCCGACGATATCGAGGCCGAGGCGGGCAATGGGCAAGGTGATGCGGCCGTTTCCGCAACCAACCTCCAGGATCGGTCCACCGTGCTTGCTGGCCAGGTCGACATAGTACGCGACGTCTTCCGTGCGACGGGCGTAGGTCTGCTGGTAGTAGGCAGGATCTTCGTAATGAGCCGAGGTGCCAGCCTCTAGCTCGGCGTCCTCAGGATGACGCGTCACGCCAGCACCCACGGGTGCAACATGGGCATGTTTGCAAGGATGTCGATCAGGGGTGGGAAACGACCCGGGTCACCCTTCAGGTGACAGCTACCGATTCGCGACCCCGACTTGCTTGAGCCACTCGTTCACCACTTCGTGCGAGCTGCGGTTGAAGTGGACTTTGCCGGCAGCGATTTCACGAAGAGCCGTCACAGCCGGCTTGTTCTTCGTTCGAACCTCGGCGTCCGCGCCCTTCATCAGCTGGCGCGTTCGCTGCGCAGCCAGGATCACCAGGGCGAACCGGTTCTCTTCACGCTCCAGGCAGTCTTCGACGGTCACACGAGCCATAGATGCGCGGAGGCTAGCGCCCTCCTCCGTGGGGGGCAACAGTCATTCCGGGTCTTCGTCCCTGCGCGCAGGCCGCCAAGTGTTCAGTCGTCGGCATGCTCGGGCCGCTCGGGTCGCTCGACTCCTCACGAAATGGGCGCCGTGGCGCGCAGTTCCAGGGTGACGATGCCACGAAGGACCTGTGCGGGTTGCCCTCGGGACATCATCCGACTACGAGAGCGTGCGTGACTGAAGAGAAGGACTCCATTCTCCCGCCGTCTCCCAGTCTGGCCGCCGGACTCAAGTACCGACGAATCGTTCTGAAGATCAGTGGCGAAGCCCTCTGCGGCGAAGAGGGAGGATTCGGGATCCGACCCGAGACCCTGCATCGTGTGGCCGCAGAGATCGCCGAGCTTCAGCGATTGGGTGTCCAGATAGGCATCGTCGTGGGAGGCGGAAACATTTTCCGCGGGCTGAAGGGCGCGAGCGCCGGGATGGATCGCTCCCAGAGCGACTACATGGGGATGCTCGCCACCGTCATCAATTCGCTGGCCTTGCAGGATTCCCTCGAAAAAGCGTCGGTGTCCACGCGCGTGATGACGGCCCTGGAGATCCGACAGATTGCCGAGCCCTACATCCGACGGCGCGCGATGCGTCACCTGGAGAAGGGATCGGTCGTGATCTTCGCCGCTGGCACCGGGAATCCTTATTTCTCGACGGACACGGCTGCGGCGCTGCGAGCAATGGAGGTCCAGGCGCAGGCCTTGTTCAAGGCGACCAAGGTCGAGGGCATCTACGACCGTGATCCCCGCCGCCACGAGGACGCTCAGATGTTCACCCGGCTGACCTACGACCGCTTCCTGGTCGACAAGATCGGGGTGATGGACTCCACGGCAGTGACCTTGTGTCGCGAAAACCGACTTCCCATTCGTGTTTTCAAGCTGACCACGCGAGGCAATATCCTGCGGGTATGCCGCGGCGAGGACATCGGCACCGTCGTGGAGGAGGAAGCCTAGGTCCATGTCCGGCTCACGCTACCTGCCGACGCTCCTCGCCGCCGCGGTGTCGCTAGGGCTTCTGGGCTGCAACGAGAAGGCGGTCGAGCAGCTCCCGGACGCTGGCGCGTCGGCCTTCGGTTTGTCGGCGGAGCAGTCGTCGCGGGTGCTGGCCAAGGTGGGTGATCGGGTCATCACCCTGGGCGACTTCGCGGCGGCGCTGGATCAGATGGACCAGTTCGACCGCCTTCGATACCAGTCGAAAGAGCGACGGCGCGAGCTTCTCAGTGAACTGGTCGACGTCGAGCTGCTGGCGATGGAGGCGCAACGGCGCGGCCTCGACAAGGAGCCGGACGTGCAGGACGCGCTCCGACAGACGATGCGCGATGCCATCCTCGCCCAGGAGCGACGGTCATTGCCCGCTCCTGCGGAGATCTCGGCCGAGGAGGTTCGCGCCTATTTCGACGCAAACAGCGACAAGTTCGTGGAACCAGAGCGGCGACGGCTGGCGGCGATCGTTCTCAAGAGCCGTGCCGATGCCGAGAAGGTCCTGAAAGAGGCCCAGAAGGCGAACACCGCCATCGCCTGGGGCGAGCTGTTTTTCAAGCAGTCCATTTCGGCACCGAAGGTCCGAGACGCGAATGCGCCCGTCGATCTGGCAGGCGACCTCGGAATCGTCGGACCACCCGGAGACGCGCGCGGGGGCAATCCACAGATCCCGGAGCCCTTGCGCGTGGCGGCGTTCCAGATCGGGAATGTGGGTGAGGTGGCGCCAGAGGTCCTCGAGGCCCAAGGGAAGTACTACGTCATCCGGATGACGGGGATCACCGCAGGGCACCGGAGGACGCTGGCCGAGGCAGACCGATCGATCCGGGTCGCTCTCCTGCAGCGAAAGACCCAGGAGCAGGAGGCTTCCTTGAGGGAGTCGCTGAAGCAGAAGATCCGCGTCGAAGTGGACGAGGCGGCGCTCGCCTCGGTGAAGCTGCCAGATCCTGCGACGGCGGGCCCCTATCCAGGCTATCAGCCGCCCTCGGCGCCTACCTCCCTGCCCTCCGAAGGGGGCACCAAGCATGGAAACGGCGGAAACTGAAGGTCTGCTGGCCGCCAGCAAGCTCGTTCGAGCCGCGGACACAGCACCCGATGTACCTGGCATTGCGCCGAATGGCAGCCCTCGTCGCTCGAAGCGGCCGGCGGGGCCCCGGGACTGGACCTGGCAGCTTCGACATGCCGTCACGACCGCAGAGGGGCTCGCGAAGACGCTTTCTCTGACGCCCGACGAGCTCGCCGGAGCTCGACGCGCCGAGGAAGCAGGTCTGCCGATCCGGGTGACTCCCTACTATCTGCAGCTCTGCGATCGTGACGATCCGACCTGTCCGATCCGCCTCCAGTGTGTTCCTCGTCTCGACGAGAGCGCGGTCGTCGAGGGAGATCTCGCAGACCCGCTGGGAGAGGAGGCCCACGAGGTCGCTCCGCATCTCGTGCAGCGTTATCCGGACCGGGCACTGCTGCTGGCCACCGATCGGTGCGCCGTTTACTGCCGCTTCTGCACCCGCTCACGGATGGTGGGCGATGGCGGTGGGAGCGTCTCCCTCGACAAGCTGGACCCGGCGTTCACCTACCTCGCCGCCCATCCGGAGGTGCGTGACGTCATCCTGAGCGGAGGAGATCCGCTCTCCATGTCCACGGACCGGCTAGTGCGGGTCATCGCCCGCCTCCGTGAGATCGAGTCCATCGAGACGATCCGCCTGGCAACACGGACTCCCGTGACGCTCCCGCAGCGCATCACGGGAGAGCTGGTGCGGGCGTTGAAACCCCACCATCCGCTCTGGGTGATGACGCACTTCAACCACCCCAAGGAGCTGACACCGGAGGCCGAGAGAGCGTGCCGACGGCTCGTGGATCACGGGTTCCCGGTGATGAACCAGACGGTGCTGCTGCGCGGCATCAACGACGACGCAGCGACGTTGGAAACCCTCTTCCGAGGGCTGGTGCGCTGGCGGGTTCGGCCCTATTACCTGCTCCAGATGGATCCGGTGCGGGGGACTTCGCACCTTCGAACTGCGCTCGCTCGGGGCATCCAGATCATGGAGCGGCTCCAGGGGCACCTGACCGGCATCGCGTTGCCGAAGTTCATCGTCGATACGCCGGGAGGCATGGGAAAGATCCCGATGGGGCCGAGCTATGTCGTCTCGCACAGGCCAGGGGTGACACGAGTTCGCACCCACCGAGGCGTCGAGGTCGACTACGTCGATCCACCGGACGCATCGGCGTCGGTCCCAGCCAGCACGTCAATCTAGAGGCTTTCGCGACAGCACCTTCACCACCCGGAACGAGAGGTTGGTGTTGCGGGTCAGCGCAAAGAAGCGAGCGCGCGACGCGCTCCTGCAGCGCTGATCGTCGCTGGCCCAATTTCCCGAGCGAAAGACGCGCCAGGTCGACGCATCCCGCTCGACATCGACACTCGGCTCGGGCTCGCCGAGCGCATCGGCCCAGGTCTTCTCTCCGTAAATGTCGCCCACCCACTCCCGCATGCCGCCAGCCATGTCGCGGACGCCGTAGGGCGAGACATCCGCAACGAACGTCCCCACCGGCTCGGGTTGCGGGATGAAGGGTCTCGACGTCCTCATCAGGCAGAAGGTCGAGTCGAAGTGGTCCCCCCAGGGATAGAATCTCCCGTCCGCTCCGCGGGCGGCCTTCTCCCATTCCATCTCGCTGGGGAGGCGGATCTCGGCTCCTTCCTTCTCGGAGCGGTACCGGCAGTAGGCGACCGCGTCGAACCAGTCGATGAGGAACACCGGCAGGTTCCACAGGTGCCCCTTCTCCGCAGGGTAGAGCTTGCGCGTCTCGCCTTCGAGAACCGTCGGGATCGGCTCCCACCCCCCACCATTCGCTGGCTGGACGACATAGCCCTCCGAGCCGCGCGTGTCGTGAGGCGCTCGCTTCAGGGCAAAACCGAGGTCCCTCGTCTCGAGGTCATTGAGGAAGTCACAGTATTCGCGGAACGTGACGGGAAATTTTGCAATGGCAAAGTCCGGGACCACGAGATCGGTGCGCCGCAGTGACTCGATCGCGTCGGGATCGCCTCCGGCGATGAAGGTGCCTCCGGGTACATAGATGAACCCGTCGCCAATCTCGGCGTCGGTGAACAGATTCACCTCGGCGTGGTGGTGGTCGCCCCGCTTCAGCAGGACGGGGTACCGCACATCACGGTATCCCGCGCGCTTGAGCACGAACAGGTAGCTCCCAGGGCTGAGGCGGGCGTCGCGGAGGGGCGTGCGGCCCAGATAGCGCTCGTCGCTCGCCACGAGGACGCGATCTTTCTCCACGTACCGGTAAGCGAGCACGGCCGCGCCGCTGGGCCAGGTGTCAATCGAGATCGCCGCATCCGCTTTGAGCAGGGCAGCGTAGGTGCCCACATCGAACTCGGAGACGAGAGCTTCGTAGTAAATGCGCTCGGCCTGCCGCCGCTCTTCATCGGCGCGCTGAGCCCTCTTCCAGTACAGGTCTGCCAGACCCGCTCGGGCCTCGGACGAGTCGGGATCGTAGGCCAGGGCCTTGGTGTAGAGGTCGATGGCCTCCGCGTTCGCGCGCGCCTGCTCTCGCTCCACCTCTGCTGCCCGGTCTTCCAGCTCCCAGCCGGCGCGTTTTCGCTCGATGGGCTCGTGGCCTTTGACGTCCTGGAGCAGCCGACGGGCTTCCTCCTGAAGCCACTGACGCTCCGCGGTGAGGTCGTGGTCCCGCTGCAAGGGCGTCTTCGCCAGGGCGCAGAGTTTCCCTGCCTCCTCGCGACGCCGAGAGCGTTCCTTGGCGCCCTCGAGGAAGGCATCGACTTCGGCGGCGACCACGTCGGCGGACGCAGGTCGCTTCGAAGGATCCTTGGCCAGCATCGCCATGCACAGGTCCTCGAGGATGAGCGGGCAGCTGGGAACGATCGTACGAGGTGGCCTGGGCTCTCGCGTCTGCGTGGCCAGAATGACCGCAAGGACCGTCGGAGCGTCGAAGGGATGTTCGCCGGTCAGGATCTCGTACAGCACGACCCCCAGCGCGAAGATGTCGACCCGGTGGTCGATGCGGTCGTGATCTCCGCGGATCTGCTCGGGCGCGATGTAGCCAGGTGTCCCGGAGAGTCCGCTGGGCAAGGTCCCTCCCCCCTTCCGATCGAACGCACGGCCGAAGCCGTCCAGGCGCAGCGGTTCGCTGCTCATCGATCGTGAGTCGGGCGCACTGTCGACCCGACAGGACAGGGGCTTCGCGTTCCCCCAGTCCGCGAGATAAATCTCGCCGTAATCGCCCAGGAGCACGTTCTCAGGCTTGATGTCGCGATGGATGACGCCCCGCCGATGGGCATAGGCGAGCGCACGCGAGACCTGGACGAAGGCGCCCATGAGCCGGACCAGGGACCACTGTCGCCGTAGCTCGTGACTGGCAAGCACGTCTTGCAAGCTCTGCTGCTTGACGACGCGCATCGTGTAGAACGGCAACCCTTCGGCCAGCCGACCGAGATCGTAGACCGGGATGATGTTGGGGTGCTCGAGCTGAGCGGTGATGCGTGCCTCCGCCATGAAGCGCTCCACCACGCCAGGCTCGTCCGTCACGCCAGGCAGCAGCATCTTCAGTGCGACGACACGGCCGATCTCCTGGTCGCGCGCCTTGACGACATTGCCAGCACCGCCCGTGCCGAGCGAGTTGCCGAGCTGGTAGCGGGCCGTCCGAGAGATCTCCTCCGAGAGCCTGGTCTCCGCAGGGCGCGCCGAGAGCGATGCACTTTGTGACGTCGCCGCCGCCGCCGAGGTGGTCATCGAAGCGGTCCCCGCCTCAGGGGTGGCCTGGATGGCAGGTTGGACACCTTCACTCGAAAGCTCGTCCATGAGCTGGTCGAGCTGCTCCTGCGTGAGCAGCTGCTCGACCAGCTCGCTCGCAGACGTTCCGCTGCCGAGCGCCACCCTGCAGGCGGTGTCCCAGAGTGCCTCTGGGGCGATGAACCCTCGCCTCACCGCGGCGAGTGCCAGGGCGCGAGCCTCACGGGTCTGACCGAGCTTCACGCGAGCGACCTCTCGTCCTGAGCGACGAAAGTCAGTCTAACCTGGAGACCAGGCCAGACGCCACGCATGCGTTCCTCTGTCACACGAGAGAGGTAGCGGCGGGCATGGGCTGACCCTGCGCCGCTCCACCTTCACGCGCGAACTACTGGGCAGGGCGAACACTCGCCAGACCGAATGCGCCATCGCGTGCCTGCGTGTCCACGCGGACGTATTCGATACCGCACCCGGAGGTGCCCATTTCAGTGATCAAGCCCTGGAAAAAGGGCACGCCTTGGTTTTGCAAACGCCCGAGATTCCAACGGATTGCAATATTTTTGCAAGTGCTGTCGGGAATCAGATCCGGGCAATCCACAAGGCGGAAAGCCGTTCCAGCGAGGATCTGCAGCTGCTCGGCCGACTTGTCGGCCGCCACCACGGTGATGACACTCGAGCCCTTCGTGTAGTTCACGACCTGCCCGGTCGCCGATATGGCTCCAGCGAGAACAGCGGACGACGACAGGGTCAAGGCGACGGTGACCAACGCGGCCATAGCACTCTGCTTCATGGCAACCTCCATGCACGCTGCGGCACAGAGTCATTCTCCGCGCAACGCCCAGCGAAGCGAAGTTACGAGTTCCTTGCATCTCGGTGCAAGAGAGCCCATCGCCACAACTGACGCGGCGACTGATTTTCGTAGGACCTTTCTTTCCCCTGGCACCGATTGTCGTACCGCTGGTGGTTCGAAGCAGGACGGGGCGTCGCGTCACTGACGGTCTACACATCGTAACCCCCGCACCGCGGCGGACTTTTCGCATCCAGACGTCCGCCATGGTAGGGGGTCGTTTCTCATGGCCGACACCACCACGACCGCCGACTTGCTCTCTCGCCTGGATGAGATGAACCGCCGCGCCATGGAGGGTGGTGGGGCAACGCGCATCGCGAAGCAGCACGAGGCTGGCAAGCTGTCCGCACGTGAGCGCATCGAGCTGCTCCTCGATCCAGGCTCCTTCGTCGAACTCGACCGCTTCGTCGTCCATCGGTGCACCGACTTCGACATGGCCCAGAACAAGATCCCCGGCGACGGTGTCGTCACGGGCTGGGGCCTGATCGATGGCCGCAAGGTCATGGTGTTCGCCCAGGATTTCACCGTGATCGGCGGCTCGCTCTCGAACGCCTATGCCCAGAAGATCTGCAAGGTCATGGAGCTGGCGATGAAGATCGGAGCCCCCATCATCGGGCTCAACGACTCCGGAGGCGCCAGGATCCAGGAGGGCGTGGAGTCTCTCGCGGGCTACGCCGACATCTTCCTGCGGAACACGCTCGCGAGCGGCGTCGTCCCGCAGCTGAGCGCCATCATGGGCCCCTGCGCCGGCGGTGCGGTCTACTCCCCTGCGATCACCGACTTCATCCTCATGGTCGAGGAGAGCAGCTACATGTTCATCACCGGCCCGGAGGTGATCAAGACCGTCACCAACGAGGACGTCACGAAGGAGGCCCTCGGCGGGGCCTCGACGCATGCCACGAAGAGCGGCGTGTGTCATCTCACCGCACCGGATGACCGCGCGGCCCTCGCGACCGTGCGGGAGCTCCTCTCTTTCCTGCCGTCGAACAACACCGAGGATCCCCCCCGGCGACCCGTATCCGACCCCGTCGACCGCGAGGTGACGAACCTCGACGCGATGATCCCTGCCGACTCGTCGAAGCCTTACGACATGAAGCAGGTCATCCGTACCGTGGTCGACGACGGCCACCTGTTCGAAGTGCAAGGCCGGCACGCGCAGAACATCGTCGTCGGGTTCGCGCGCATCGGCGGCGCCCCCATCGGAATCGTCGCCAACCAGCCCAGCGTTCTCGCGGGCTGCCTGGACATCAAGGCCAGCATCAAGGCAGCCCGCTTCGTTCGCTTCTGCGATTGTTTCAATATTCCGCTCGTGACCTTCGTCGACGTTCCCGGGTTCTTGCCGGGGACCGACCAGGAGTACGGTGGCATCATCACCCACGGTGCGAAACTGCTCTATGCGTTCGCCGAGGCCACGGTCCCCAAGGTGACGGTCATCACCCGCAAAGCGTACGGAGGTGCCTATGACGTCATGGCCTCCAAGCACATCCGCGCCGATTACAATCTCGCGTTTCCGACGGCCGAGATCGCGGTGATGGGTCCTGAAGGCGCGGTGAACATCGTCTACCGCAAAGAGATTCAGCAGGCGTCGGACCCGGCGGCCGCGCGAGCGCAGTTCGTTGCGGAGTACAAGGCCAAGTTCGCAAACCCTTACAAAGCCGCCGAGCTCGGGTTCATCGACGAGGTGATTTACCCCCGCACGCTCCGCATTCGGCTCGCTCGCGCCCTGGAGATGCTCCGGGACAAGCGCCAGAAGAAC is part of the Chondromyces crocatus genome and encodes:
- a CDS encoding metallophosphoesterase family protein, which produces MRLGIFSDTHANYEALSAVLEAYRKERIDVYYCLGDTVGYGGSPNECADLVRKISRKTILGNHDAAVAGRMDYSYYYEAARHALDAHASMLSPENTAWLKSLTYMEKLPDIGVDLCHGSPVRLEEFEYIFAPEQARECLPMYGELGHITLIGHSHLCKVFALTPTTVEELPAVDFTLDSNRKYIVSVGSVGQPRDYDNRASYTIYDSDAKRFEFRRVEYDIESAAEKVLRAKLERNFAHRLYIGV
- a CDS encoding class I SAM-dependent methyltransferase, with protein sequence MTRHPEDAELEAGTSAHYEDPAYYQQTYARRTEDVAYYVDLASKHGGPILEVGCGNGRITLPIARLGLDIVGVDRSAPMLDDLRRRMQQEPTHTVDRIDVRRGDMRRLRLGRRFPLVICPFNAFLHLYERKDVEAFLARTREHLTPNGSLVFDVSMPQPSELARDPARAYSTPRFRYPDASSSSMLVRYSERFDYDKLRQVLFVAMEFSPVNGGDSWMTPLAHRQFHPQELEALLHYNGFRITSLEGDFEGSAATSDSESLVFHCKLRRGWRPA
- the rpoZ gene encoding DNA-directed RNA polymerase subunit omega, with translation MARVTVEDCLEREENRFALVILAAQRTRQLMKGADAEVRTKNKPAVTALREIAAGKVHFNRSSHEVVNEWLKQVGVANR
- the pyrH gene encoding UMP kinase, which gives rise to MTEEKDSILPPSPSLAAGLKYRRIVLKISGEALCGEEGGFGIRPETLHRVAAEIAELQRLGVQIGIVVGGGNIFRGLKGASAGMDRSQSDYMGMLATVINSLALQDSLEKASVSTRVMTALEIRQIAEPYIRRRAMRHLEKGSVVIFAAGTGNPYFSTDTAAALRAMEVQAQALFKATKVEGIYDRDPRRHEDAQMFTRLTYDRFLVDKIGVMDSTAVTLCRENRLPIRVFKLTTRGNILRVCRGEDIGTVVEEEA
- a CDS encoding peptidyl-prolyl cis-trans isomerase gives rise to the protein MSGSRYLPTLLAAAVSLGLLGCNEKAVEQLPDAGASAFGLSAEQSSRVLAKVGDRVITLGDFAAALDQMDQFDRLRYQSKERRRELLSELVDVELLAMEAQRRGLDKEPDVQDALRQTMRDAILAQERRSLPAPAEISAEEVRAYFDANSDKFVEPERRRLAAIVLKSRADAEKVLKEAQKANTAIAWGELFFKQSISAPKVRDANAPVDLAGDLGIVGPPGDARGGNPQIPEPLRVAAFQIGNVGEVAPEVLEAQGKYYVIRMTGITAGHRRTLAEADRSIRVALLQRKTQEQEASLRESLKQKIRVEVDEAALASVKLPDPATAGPYPGYQPPSAPTSLPSEGGTKHGNGGN
- a CDS encoding KamA family radical SAM protein, with product METAETEGLLAASKLVRAADTAPDVPGIAPNGSPRRSKRPAGPRDWTWQLRHAVTTAEGLAKTLSLTPDELAGARRAEEAGLPIRVTPYYLQLCDRDDPTCPIRLQCVPRLDESAVVEGDLADPLGEEAHEVAPHLVQRYPDRALLLATDRCAVYCRFCTRSRMVGDGGGSVSLDKLDPAFTYLAAHPEVRDVILSGGDPLSMSTDRLVRVIARLREIESIETIRLATRTPVTLPQRITGELVRALKPHHPLWVMTHFNHPKELTPEAERACRRLVDHGFPVMNQTVLLRGINDDAATLETLFRGLVRWRVRPYYLLQMDPVRGTSHLRTALARGIQIMERLQGHLTGIALPKFIVDTPGGMGKIPMGPSYVVSHRPGVTRVRTHRGVEVDYVDPPDASASVPASTSI
- a CDS encoding protein kinase domain-containing protein — encoded protein: MKLGQTREARALALAAVRRGFIAPEALWDTACRVALGSGTSASELVEQLLTQEQLDQLMDELSSEGVQPAIQATPEAGTASMTTSAAAATSQSASLSARPAETRLSEEISRTARYQLGNSLGTGGAGNVVKARDQEIGRVVALKMLLPGVTDEPGVVERFMAEARITAQLEHPNIIPVYDLGRLAEGLPFYTMRVVKQQSLQDVLASHELRRQWSLVRLMGAFVQVSRALAYAHRRGVIHRDIKPENVLLGDYGEIYLADWGNAKPLSCRVDSAPDSRSMSSEPLRLDGFGRAFDRKGGGTLPSGLSGTPGYIAPEQIRGDHDRIDHRVDIFALGVVLYEILTGEHPFDAPTVLAVILATQTREPRPPRTIVPSCPLILEDLCMAMLAKDPSKRPASADVVAAEVDAFLEGAKERSRRREEAGKLCALAKTPLQRDHDLTAERQWLQEEARRLLQDVKGHEPIERKRAGWELEDRAAEVEREQARANAEAIDLYTKALAYDPDSSEARAGLADLYWKRAQRADEERRQAERIYYEALVSEFDVGTYAALLKADAAISIDTWPSGAAVLAYRYVEKDRVLVASDERYLGRTPLRDARLSPGSYLFVLKRAGYRDVRYPVLLKRGDHHHAEVNLFTDAEIGDGFIYVPGGTFIAGGDPDAIESLRRTDLVVPDFAIAKFPVTFREYCDFLNDLETRDLGFALKRAPHDTRGSEGYVVQPANGGGWEPIPTVLEGETRKLYPAEKGHLWNLPVFLIDWFDAVAYCRYRSEKEGAEIRLPSEMEWEKAARGADGRFYPWGDHFDSTFCLMRTSRPFIPQPEPVGTFVADVSPYGVRDMAGGMREWVGDIYGEKTWADALGEPEPSVDVERDASTWRVFRSGNWASDDQRCRSASRARFFALTRNTNLSFRVVKVLSRKPLD
- a CDS encoding acyl-CoA carboxylase subunit beta, which translates into the protein MADTTTTADLLSRLDEMNRRAMEGGGATRIAKQHEAGKLSARERIELLLDPGSFVELDRFVVHRCTDFDMAQNKIPGDGVVTGWGLIDGRKVMVFAQDFTVIGGSLSNAYAQKICKVMELAMKIGAPIIGLNDSGGARIQEGVESLAGYADIFLRNTLASGVVPQLSAIMGPCAGGAVYSPAITDFILMVEESSYMFITGPEVIKTVTNEDVTKEALGGASTHATKSGVCHLTAPDDRAALATVRELLSFLPSNNTEDPPRRPVSDPVDREVTNLDAMIPADSSKPYDMKQVIRTVVDDGHLFEVQGRHAQNIVVGFARIGGAPIGIVANQPSVLAGCLDIKASIKAARFVRFCDCFNIPLVTFVDVPGFLPGTDQEYGGIITHGAKLLYAFAEATVPKVTVITRKAYGGAYDVMASKHIRADYNLAFPTAEIAVMGPEGAVNIVYRKEIQQASDPAAARAQFVAEYKAKFANPYKAAELGFIDEVIYPRTLRIRLARALEMLRDKRQKNPPRKHGNIPL